The stretch of DNA TTACACTGGCTCATAATGGCGTTCTTTTTCTCGATGAACTGACGGAATTTCGTCGGGACACCCTGGAGGCACTGCGGCAGCCCATGGAGAATGGATCTGTGACCATTACCCGGTCCAACCGTTCACTGACCTTTCCGGCCCGCTTTATGCTCGTGGCCGCGATGAATCCCTGCCCATGCGGTCATCTCGGCCATCCGAAGCAGCCCTGCAAGTGCACGCCCACACAGGTGACAAGGTACAGATCCAAAATTTCCGGTCCCCTGCTGGATCGTATCGATCTGGCAGTCGATGTGCCCGCTCTTACTTACGATGAATTCACAGCCGATTCCCATTCTCCCCGGTCCGATGAGGTTCGAAAGCGGGTATCCGATGCCAGAAAGAGGCAGTTCCAGCGGCTGAAGATTCCGGGGCGGACCAATGCGTGCATGGGACCGAGGGAGATTGAAACCTTCTGTCCTAAGGAACCGGAAATCGACCGAATTCTGAAATCGGCAATGGATCGATTCGGCCTCTCCGGAAGATCCATTCACCGCACACTGAAGGTTGCGCGGACCATTGCTGATCTTGAAGATAAAGATATACTTGAACCGTCCCATGTCGCTGAAGCTCTCCAGTTCCGTATACAGGTTACAGAGGCAGCTAAATATTGAGTCTATTCGGGAGGATCTATGAAGACCATTCAAACGGATCGTGCACCCAGGGCCATTGGCCCTTATTCTCAGGCGGTGGAAATGAGTCGGTGGATCTTTACCTCCGGCCAGATCGCACTTCATCCCGAAACCGGGAAGCTGGTGAACGATAGCTTCGCGCAGGAAGTTCAGCAGGTACTCGCAAACCTGAAGGCCGTTCTGGAGGCGGGAGGGTGCAGGGTGAAAGATGTTTTAAAAACCACGGTCTTTCTGGATGATATGGCCAACTTTGCAGAATTTAACGGAATCTATGAAGCCTTCATGGAGGGACACAAACCGGCCCGCTCCACGATTCAGGTCGCCGGTCTGCCCCTGGGTGTTCGAATCGAAATTGAGGCGATTGCCGTCATTCCCTGATTCGATTCCTTCTGCTGCCCGGGAAGATTTCCGGGAATAAGGGATCAGGGGGTATCTTCTTTCCAGGCACTTTCATCCTGGATGAGTTCGGTTACGGTCTCAACCCATCCGGGGCTTACATTCAGGCAGGGGATAAGATCCATGGTTTCGCCTCCTGCCTTACGAAAGGTATCTCGACCCCTGATCCCCAGTTCTTCCAGCGTTTCCAGGCAGTCGGTCACGAAGGAAGGTGAGAGAACGGCGAGGTTCTTCGTCCCCGCATTTCCCAGACGGATCAGTTCCGATTCCGTGGAGGGTTCAAGCCATTTGTCCCTTCCCAGGCGGGACTGATAGGCATGGGATACGTTGTCCGAATCGATTCCAAGTTCCTTTACCACCGCCCGGGTTGTCTCCATGGCCTGATGGCGATAGCAGAACGTATGGGCCGGGGAGGGTGTCGAACAGCAGTCTGGCTGGATCAGACAATGGTGACCGGTCGGGTCGGTCTTTCGAAGATGGCGTTCGGGAAGGCCGTGGTAACTGAAGAGCAGGTGGTCCGCTCCCCTTTCCAGAAACGGACGGACAAGCTCGGCCAGGGACGAAATATAACGGGGGTCCCTGAAGAAGGGTTGAATCACTTTGAGACGTATGTCCGGGGCCAGGAGCTTGAGGTTCCGTCTGGTTTCCACAACCACCGACTCGAAGGTGGACATGGCGTATTGAGGATAGAGGGGGAGGAGGCGGAGCTCGGAGAGGCTGTCTTTCATCGAGGCCAGGATGGCGGAAAGGGTGCTCCGTATACCCGGATTTCCATAACGCATCGCAAGGAAAACGGGGATGGACAATCTTTCCCGCACCCTTGACTCCAACTGTTGACTCAGGTGAATCAGAGGAGATCCGTTCGCCGTCCAGATCGACCGGTACGCTTCTGCAGAGTGTCTGGGCCTTGTCGGCAGGATCAGGGCATGAACGATCAACCAGCGGATCGGGAACGGAGCATCGATGACCCGTGGGTCCATGAGGAATTCTCTGAGGTACCGTCGCACGTGGGGAACCTGAGTGGAGTCTGGAGATCCCAGATTGACCAGAAGTACCGCAGAATCCTGTGTCATTCGAGTGGCAGAATCCTGCAGCGAGGGTAGGTTTTGCGGACCATGGCACCACAATACAGGAAGCGGAGGGAAAAGGCCAGAGCAGATAGCGGAGAATAGGGGGAGAGGATCGATGGCATGTCCATGCGAGAAAGCCGGATTCTGTTGACATACCACAGGGCTTCATGTATAGTATGAGCCGAGCGGGAATAGCTCAGCTGGTAGAGCACAACCTTGCCAAGGTTGGGGTCGCGGGTTCGAATCCCGTTTCCCGCTCCATTTTTCTCTCGAAAGGAGCCAGGAATGCGTCACGCACTTTTATTGACCGTCACGCTTATCTCCCTCACGCTTGTTCTCGCCTGTGCACATAAGAAGGCCGCACCCCCGGCTCCCGAGCCTCCGGCTGTGGAAGAACCTGCACCGGCACCCGAACCCCCGGCCCAGGAAGTGAAGCCTGAAGTCGTCAAGCCGGTTCAGGAGCCGCAGCCCAAAGAGGAAATCCCTTCCGATGTTGCCGAACTGAACCGTAAGGGTTATCTGAAGGATGTATATTTCGAATTTGATAAGTACGATCTGAAGGAAGATTCCAGAACCGGCCTCGCCGCCAATGCGGAATGGCTCCGAAAGTTCTCCACGATCAAGATCATGATTGAAGGTCATTGTGATGAACGGGGAACTAGGGAGTACAACCTCTCTCTCGGCGAGAAGCGCGCCAGCGCGGCAATGGACTATCTCGTATCGCTGGGTGTCGACGCTTCGCGCGTGGATGTCATCAGCTACGGTGAGGACCGGCCCTTTTCGACCTGCCACGATGAATCCTGCTGGTCGCAGAACCGCCGTGCCCACTTTGTGATTACCGCCCGATGAGCCGAGCCTTACCGATCCTTCTCCTTTCCGTCACCTTCATGGTCGGATGCGTGACGACGGAAGATATGGATCGTCTGCACAAGGAAATCAACTCTCTGCACACGGAGATCATCAACCTGCAGGCGCAGTCACCCAACCGCACGGATATTGATGAAGCGGTGGCTCGCCTCCAGAAAGAGATCCAGACCCTGTTGAGATCGAACGCGGACGTGGCCACGGATATTAAGGACCTGTCCCGATCCATTGAATCGTTACAGACACAGCTTACCGATTCGAACCGTCGGCTTGCGGAACTTTCGCAGAAGCTGGCCCTTACGGAGAAGCGACTGGCAGCTCTCCCGGGAAAGGAAGAATCCGGAGCGGGAGAGAATCCGGTTGAAACGGGATCCGGATCCGTAATCGTTCCCCCGGAAAGCCTCTATCAGCAGGCATATCAGGACTATCTCCAGGGAAATTATGAGCTGGCCATCAGCGGATTTGACGATTACCTGAAAGAGTATCCTGAGACTGAAACATCCGATGACGCCCATTTTTACATCGGGGAATGCCATTACGCAATGAAGAAATATTCCGATGCTATCAAGGCTTACGATCGTCTGCTCGTTCGTTTTCCGTCAAGCGAGTTGGCCCCCGCAGCCCGGTTGAAAAAGGGTTTCTCCTTTTTTGCCATGGGGGACAAGCCTCAGGGCGTCGTGGAAATGCAGTACGTGATTTACGAATACCCAAATTCCGAAGAAGCCAGGAAAGCCAAGTCCAGATTAGAAGAACTCGGTATCCCGGTCCACTAAGGGAGGAAGAAGCATGGCGCACAGTTTATCCGCCAGGAAAAGAGTCAGGCAGAACCTTAAGCTAAGAGAGCGCAATCGTGTTAGCCGTTCGCGCATGCGCACGATGATCAAGGCTTTTCGATCGAAAGTTGAATCCGGTGACCTGGAGAACGCCCGGGCCTATTTCCCGACTGTTGCCAGGGAGATTGACTTGACTGCGAAAAAGGGGATCATCAAGGACGCGACAGCCTCTCGTTACAAATCCCGCCTGGCCAAATTGCTCCAGCATCAAATTTCAGCCTGACCCTCACATGATCCGACTGAATCGAGTATCCAAGGCGTTCCGCCAGGGAACGCTGAGGGTTGCTGTCCTTTCGGATCTTTCGTGCACAATTCGGGAGGGGGATCTTGTCACGATCCAGGGCGTCAGTGGCAGTGGGAAAAGTACCCTCCTGCACCTGATCGGAGCCCTGGAGCGGCCCGATTCGGGTTCCATCCTCATCGGGGATCAGGATATTTCCACCTATGACAATCGGCAGGCTGCCGTTTTCAGAAGAGATTCGGTGGGTATCATCTTTCAATTCTATAATCTGATCCCTACCCTCACAGCCTGGGAAAATGTCGCCATGGCCCTCGACATAATGAATGGCGGAATCCCAAAGGACTATACGCGTGTCGACACCGTTCTTGAACAGGTCGGACTCGCATCCCATGCCCACGCTTTTCCCCAGGAACTTTCAGGTGGGCAGCAGCAGAGAGTTGCCATTGCCAGAGGCCTTGTCAAGCATCCGGCCGTCCTTCTTGCAGACGAACCTACCGGGAACCTTGATGAGGCCATGAGTGACCAGGTCATGGATCTTATGGTTCGGATCAATGAGGAACAGGGAACGACAGTCCTCGTGGTGACCCATGACCCTTCGGTCGCAGAACGAGGTCGAACCCGTCTCAAGCTCCATCACGGAGTCCTGACCCCCGTACCTTGAAGCGCCTTATTCTTAGTATTTTGAGAGACTTGTGGCGATCGAAATGGCGATCCCTTTCCGTGGTGACGATCGTGGCAATCGGGGTTTCGGTCACGATCGGCCTCTATGCCGCCATGGACTCCCTGAATCACACGCTGGATACGGTCTATCGGGAAGGGGAGCTCGCCGATCTGGAGATCCGCTTTTTAGCTGAGGATAGACAGAATGTTCCCGAAGTTCGTGATATCGACGGCGTGGAGGAAGTGGAAACCCGGCTGATCATGCCGGGCTACATTACCCTGGCTTCAGGTCGACGACTGCCCACGCTGGTCTATTTTTTACCGGATGAATGGCCTCAGCGTGTAAATCCTATTCGGCCCATCGATGGAGATTCCTTTTCCCCGGACTCGAGTTCCTGGTGCCTTGCGGAGAGATCTCTGGCCGCATACCATGGAGTACGGAAGGGAGATTCTCTTCGTGTTCAGGTGGGGTATAAGGCCTATGAGTTTCATGTCTCGGGTGTCGCTTTTTCCCCTGAGTATCTCATGTCAGCCTCCACCGGAAACTTCCTGGTTCCAGAGAAGGGCGCTCTTGCGGTTGTCTATACGTCTCAGAACCAGTTCAGCCAAAATATGGGTTTTGAGCTGGTGTCCAGTATCAGCTTTCGCTTCCAGAAAGGAGCCGACGCCGTAATTCTTCGGAAAAAACTGGAATCGCGTCTTTCGGAGCGGCTGCAGATTCTGGAAGTTATTCCCAAACGGGAACAATTCTCCTATCGCTGGTTAAGCCTGGACCTGGAAGCCTATGCGGGGTTTATTCCCGTTCTGATTGTGATATTCGGAATCGTGGGAATCTTTGCCACATTTATCACCTTTACAAGAATGATCCTGTCCAATCGGCGCGGAATCGGGACCTTCATGGCTCTGGGTTACGATTTTCGCCACCTTGCCTTTGCCTATCTAACCGGAGGAGTCATTCTTGCCTGTCTTGCATTCGGGCTGGGACTTTTCATCTCTTTTCCTCTTCGTGATCTTTTTATGTCAGCCTACGCGCAGGCCATTGGTCTTTATCAGATGTATCCCGTCATGCCGGTTCGACGGGTATTGCTGGGAGGCGCCCTCTCTTTCGTGACGGTCGGGGGGGCCGTAGCGATTTCCCTGAGATACCTTTCTACCCTTACTCCGCTGCGGGCGCTTCGCCCGGTACAAAATGGCGGAAAGAGAAGGTTTTCAGGAAATCTGAAGATGGGCCGTGGATTTGCCGTGACCTATGCCCTGCGCAACCTTGTGCGCCACTCGGGACTCTCGGGAGCCACGGTGTTCTGTATTGCCCTTTCGCTCGCGGCTGTCATGGCCTACTTTATCGCTCTGACATCCCTGGATCGCACGGTTGAAGGATTTTTCCGCGGCTATCCCTGGGATCTGATTGTCGATTTTCACACGAACCTCTGGCCCGAAGATGTTGAGGAACTCGCGGCAAACCAGCCGATTGACGCCTGGGAAGTCCGGGTCAAGGGTCATGTAACCTTCACTTCGGAAGCCGGGGAATATGACAGTACGCTGATCGGTGTCCCGGCCAGTGCGGCCCTGATCCTCCCCCCCCATCGCATCGGAACACAGCCTCCTGACTGTCAAAAGGGAGAGGTTGTGCTGGAAACAGTTCTGGCGCGAAACCTGAGAGTAGAGCCGGGCGATGGCCTGACACTCCGGTCGGGTCAGCAAACGAGACATGTTCGAGTCGTGGGGATCTGTGCCGGAATATCGGGTCATACATCCTTTTCCAGGATCGATTATGCCCGGGACGTGCTGGATATCGGAGAGACGAGCTCCATCCTGATCGCAAAGGCTTCTGCGGATGTGGAACCCGAGGATCTGGCCGACCGTCTGATGCAGGAGCCGGACGTAGCCTATATTACCGTTCAGAGTAATATCGTCGGCTCATTCAAGGCTCTGCTCGAGGAATTCTGGGTGATTCTGCGGATTGCTACCGCGTTAAGCATCATGGTGGCTCTTGTATTTATCATTACGACGCTGTTACTTTCTGTCATGGAACGGAGAGATGAATTTGCCACGATGAAGGTGATGGGGGTCAGTCAGGGGCGGATCGGTGCGATTCTTATCACCGAGGCCATGGTTCAAATGGTCCTGGGGATTCTGGTGGCTCTTCCCATTTCGATCTGGATCGCATTTTATCTGGCTCACTCCATGAGTTCCCTGTGGTTTGATGTCCATCTTCAACCTTCCCTGGCCAACTACCTGGTGGTGGCTATCCCGGCAATTGTTCTGAGCCCCCTGAGCGTTCTCCCAAGCTACCGGTACTTGGTAAGCCTCGACCTTACGGATACGATCCGCAATAGAAACCAGGAGTAGGTTCTCTGTCTGCCACGGATTACTGTGATATACTCAGGATGTGTTGAGGGCGCACAGGTTTCGATCCATCTCTTCCCTTCAGATCGTTCTCCTGACCGGTGCGATCTATGCCATCCTGAATCAATTCGGGTCAGTAACGGAAATTTTCCCGGGAGTTTCCATTGTCTTTCCGGCTACGGCCATCGCTGTAGCCTCCATCTACCATTTCGGATTTCCCGCCGTACTGGGGATCTTTCTGGGAACCATGATCACGCCCTGGGGAGCGAAGGAAGGTCTTCTTTCGATTTTCATCTACTATCTGCCCATGGGGGTTATCAACGTTCTGGAAGGGCTCATTCCCGCCCTCGCCTTTCGAAAAATTCGCACCTTTGATCCCGAGCTGTCAAGACTGCGTGATATCGGGATTTTTCTTCTCTTCGCATGCATCTTGAATACCGGCATTTCCTCCGTTTCCGGAAACCTGATCCGCCATCTGGTTTCTGGAGCCCCCTTTTCCTTTGCGCCGATTAAAATCTGGTGGATTGCCGATGGAATCGCGGCCCTGGTCTGGGGACTTCCCCTCTTTCTCCTTCTGGAATTCCTGAGAAAGGGGAAATCGCCTTTTGTGTTGGGAAAAGAAGGCTGGGAAAAACAGGAAGCCAGAGTCCTGCCCGACATTTTTGCTCTGATTATACTCTTCGCCGGGGTTTTCTATCTGACAGAATCCTGGGGAATCGGTTCCTTTCATATTTTTGCCATTCTCTTTCTCATCCCACTCCTGTGGGCTACGTGGACTCAGGGTCTGCCGGGGGGAACAATCATCAACGGCGTCATCTCCATCGCTTATATCACCGTGGCTCTGATCACGGACATATCGGCTGAGGGGGCCTTCCCGAGATTTGGGTTTTATGCCAATACGGTCACCGTTTATCTCTTTCTCTACTTTTTTGCGCTCTTTGCAATCTTCGGCGGCCATCTGGCCGATCAGAAGCGGGAACTCCTCAGAGAAATCGAGCGGCGGCGAAAAGATATCGAGCAGGATTTTCTTTCGGCAGTGTGCGCGCTGTCAGCAGCCATCGAGGCCAAGGATCCCGGTACCGTCGATCATGTGCGGCGGGTTTCCGACCATTCCGTGATGATCGGCCGTATCCTTGGACTGGAAGGAGAAGACCTCCATACCCTTCAATATGCGGCCATCCTGCATGATGTGGGAAAAATCGGCATCCCCGAATCCATTCTTCTCAAGCCCGGCCCCCTGACGGAAGAGGAAAAAGCGGTCATGAAGCGGCACGTGGAAGTAGGGGCCCGGATCATCGGAAATGTTTCGGCGCTCCAGGGAGCTGTCCCCCTGATCCTTCACCACCAGGAACGGTGGGATGGAGATGTAAACCATCCCCGCTTTCCTGCCTATCCCGAGGGGCTCCAGGGAGAAGATATTCCTCTGGGATCAAGAATTATTGCCGTGATCGATGCCTTTGATGCCATGACCTCGGAACGCCCCTATCGATCCGCCCGGAGCAGGGAAGAGGCGGTACGGGAGTTAAAGGAAGAGGCGGGACGTCAGTTTGACCCCGGGGTGGTGGAAGCCTTCATCTCCGCGTTTTCTGATTTTGGGGAGCTCCAGGCAGGATAAATCTCGCAATCCATCCGACATTCCATCGGCGGGTGGGCCACTGCACGTGAAAGATCCCGTAGAGAATTGTGCTGAACAGCTTTTTCAGGATCAGCCATTTCCGAGCCCCGGCAGAATGGTCTCCATGGGTATGCCGTGCCTGCGTCAGGCGGCGAATGATCAGGGTGTCATAGATCCGGAGGAACGGAAATCCGTACCCCAGAACGTCCACCGGAAGAAAACCTTCAAAAACCTGGATCAATTCCGGAAAGGTGTAGCGCCGCTGGTGTCCTGCCCAGTCATCCCAGACGGCCCACTGGGACGGATGAGCGGGAACCGAGATGGTCACCGTGCCTCCCGGGAGAAGCGAACGGGAGAACTCTGCAACGGCCGCCTGATGGGCAAGGATGTGCTCCAGAGTTTCGGCACTGATGATGAGGCCGAGTGACTGCTCTTTAACCGGAAGCCGGGTTGCATCGCCCACCAGGACGGGCAATCCCCGATTCCGGGTCCGAAGTGCCGCCCCGAGATCCCGATCCATTCCCATCACTTTGTAGCCCCGGTTATGGAGTTTTTCCGTGAGTGTCCCCAGACCGCATGCCGTATCGAGGCACCACCTCTGGTCAGGGGAAGGGATCCGTTCGAGAATCAGCTTTTCCCGGAATTTGTGGCGCGGCCCGAAAAACTCTTCGCCGCCGCCCCACTCGGCCATGTATCGCGTCATGGATATCCTGTCAGGATCCCGATCCGAAGGAAATTCCCAGATTCCTTGCCATGCGGACCATCTCGCCATCGGGGTCGACCCGCTTGAGTTTTCCGATGCCTTCTTCCAACGGGACGAAGACGATGCTTCCTCCCCGGTAGGCGACCATGTGATCCCACTTCTCTTCCGCCAGCAGGTCGACGGCCCGAACTGCAAATCGGGTGGCAAGCGTTCGGTCAAATGCAGAGGGGGATCCCCCCCGCTGGATATGGCCCAGGATCGTTGTCCGCACTTCCAGGTTGCTCTTCTTCTGGATCTGTTCCGCAAGGAACTGGCTGATGCCGCCCAGGCGTTTCTGTCCCGTCACCGGGTCCACAGAAACATAACTCTGGTTCCCCTCGGCGGGAAAGGCACCCTCGGCCACGACAATCACGGAAAAGAGGTTGCCTGCCTCTTCCCGATTCTTGATCTTTCCGACCACGGCATCGGGATCGAAGGGGATTTCCGGAATCAGGATGACATCGGCGCCTCCCGCCACGCCCG from Thermoanaerobaculia bacterium encodes:
- a CDS encoding RidA family protein, with product MKTIQTDRAPRAIGPYSQAVEMSRWIFTSGQIALHPETGKLVNDSFAQEVQQVLANLKAVLEAGGCRVKDVLKTTVFLDDMANFAEFNGIYEAFMEGHKPARSTIQVAGLPLGVRIEIEAIAVIP
- the hemH gene encoding ferrochelatase produces the protein MTQDSAVLLVNLGSPDSTQVPHVRRYLREFLMDPRVIDAPFPIRWLIVHALILPTRPRHSAEAYRSIWTANGSPLIHLSQQLESRVRERLSIPVFLAMRYGNPGIRSTLSAILASMKDSLSELRLLPLYPQYAMSTFESVVVETRRNLKLLAPDIRLKVIQPFFRDPRYISSLAELVRPFLERGADHLLFSYHGLPERHLRKTDPTGHHCLIQPDCCSTPSPAHTFCYRHQAMETTRAVVKELGIDSDNVSHAYQSRLGRDKWLEPSTESELIRLGNAGTKNLAVLSPSFVTDCLETLEELGIRGRDTFRKAGGETMDLIPCLNVSPGWVETVTELIQDESAWKEDTP
- the pal gene encoding peptidoglycan-associated lipoprotein Pal, encoding MRHALLLTVTLISLTLVLACAHKKAAPPAPEPPAVEEPAPAPEPPAQEVKPEVVKPVQEPQPKEEIPSDVAELNRKGYLKDVYFEFDKYDLKEDSRTGLAANAEWLRKFSTIKIMIEGHCDERGTREYNLSLGEKRASAAMDYLVSLGVDASRVDVISYGEDRPFSTCHDESCWSQNRRAHFVITAR
- the ybgF gene encoding tol-pal system protein YbgF translates to MSRALPILLLSVTFMVGCVTTEDMDRLHKEINSLHTEIINLQAQSPNRTDIDEAVARLQKEIQTLLRSNADVATDIKDLSRSIESLQTQLTDSNRRLAELSQKLALTEKRLAALPGKEESGAGENPVETGSGSVIVPPESLYQQAYQDYLQGNYELAISGFDDYLKEYPETETSDDAHFYIGECHYAMKKYSDAIKAYDRLLVRFPSSELAPAARLKKGFSFFAMGDKPQGVVEMQYVIYEYPNSEEARKAKSRLEELGIPVH
- the rpsT gene encoding 30S ribosomal protein S20: MAHSLSARKRVRQNLKLRERNRVSRSRMRTMIKAFRSKVESGDLENARAYFPTVAREIDLTAKKGIIKDATASRYKSRLAKLLQHQISA
- a CDS encoding ABC transporter ATP-binding protein; protein product: MIRLNRVSKAFRQGTLRVAVLSDLSCTIREGDLVTIQGVSGSGKSTLLHLIGALERPDSGSILIGDQDISTYDNRQAAVFRRDSVGIIFQFYNLIPTLTAWENVAMALDIMNGGIPKDYTRVDTVLEQVGLASHAHAFPQELSGGQQQRVAIARGLVKHPAVLLADEPTGNLDEAMSDQVMDLMVRINEEQGTTVLVVTHDPSVAERGRTRLKLHHGVLTPVP
- a CDS encoding FtsX-like permease family protein, producing MWRSKWRSLSVVTIVAIGVSVTIGLYAAMDSLNHTLDTVYREGELADLEIRFLAEDRQNVPEVRDIDGVEEVETRLIMPGYITLASGRRLPTLVYFLPDEWPQRVNPIRPIDGDSFSPDSSSWCLAERSLAAYHGVRKGDSLRVQVGYKAYEFHVSGVAFSPEYLMSASTGNFLVPEKGALAVVYTSQNQFSQNMGFELVSSISFRFQKGADAVILRKKLESRLSERLQILEVIPKREQFSYRWLSLDLEAYAGFIPVLIVIFGIVGIFATFITFTRMILSNRRGIGTFMALGYDFRHLAFAYLTGGVILACLAFGLGLFISFPLRDLFMSAYAQAIGLYQMYPVMPVRRVLLGGALSFVTVGGAVAISLRYLSTLTPLRALRPVQNGGKRRFSGNLKMGRGFAVTYALRNLVRHSGLSGATVFCIALSLAAVMAYFIALTSLDRTVEGFFRGYPWDLIVDFHTNLWPEDVEELAANQPIDAWEVRVKGHVTFTSEAGEYDSTLIGVPASAALILPPHRIGTQPPDCQKGEVVLETVLARNLRVEPGDGLTLRSGQQTRHVRVVGICAGISGHTSFSRIDYARDVLDIGETSSILIAKASADVEPEDLADRLMQEPDVAYITVQSNIVGSFKALLEEFWVILRIATALSIMVALVFIITTLLLSVMERRDEFATMKVMGVSQGRIGAILITEAMVQMVLGILVALPISIWIAFYLAHSMSSLWFDVHLQPSLANYLVVAIPAIVLSPLSVLPSYRYLVSLDLTDTIRNRNQE
- a CDS encoding HD domain-containing protein, coding for MLRAHRFRSISSLQIVLLTGAIYAILNQFGSVTEIFPGVSIVFPATAIAVASIYHFGFPAVLGIFLGTMITPWGAKEGLLSIFIYYLPMGVINVLEGLIPALAFRKIRTFDPELSRLRDIGIFLLFACILNTGISSVSGNLIRHLVSGAPFSFAPIKIWWIADGIAALVWGLPLFLLLEFLRKGKSPFVLGKEGWEKQEARVLPDIFALIILFAGVFYLTESWGIGSFHIFAILFLIPLLWATWTQGLPGGTIINGVISIAYITVALITDISAEGAFPRFGFYANTVTVYLFLYFFALFAIFGGHLADQKRELLREIERRRKDIEQDFLSAVCALSAAIEAKDPGTVDHVRRVSDHSVMIGRILGLEGEDLHTLQYAAILHDVGKIGIPESILLKPGPLTEEEKAVMKRHVEVGARIIGNVSALQGAVPLILHHQERWDGDVNHPRFPAYPEGLQGEDIPLGSRIIAVIDAFDAMTSERPYRSARSREEAVRELKEEAGRQFDPGVVEAFISAFSDFGELQAG
- a CDS encoding class I SAM-dependent methyltransferase, coding for MTRYMAEWGGGEEFFGPRHKFREKLILERIPSPDQRWCLDTACGLGTLTEKLHNRGYKVMGMDRDLGAALRTRNRGLPVLVGDATRLPVKEQSLGLIISAETLEHILAHQAAVAEFSRSLLPGGTVTISVPAHPSQWAVWDDWAGHQRRYTFPELIQVFEGFLPVDVLGYGFPFLRIYDTLIIRRLTQARHTHGDHSAGARKWLILKKLFSTILYGIFHVQWPTRRWNVGWIARFILPGAPQNQKTRR